The genomic DNA tctctgtgggatacgatactcttgcttgctaattgctacactagccccgtacaTTGAAACCTGATTCCATTGCGGCAGAACTTGAAGGTCATCCTTGCTAGTTCGCCCAATTGATCTTTCTATCTGAACTTAAAGGTCATCATTCCCATAGTTCTCTTGTTGATCTTCTCGTATTTTTGTAGCAGAGGCGACAGCAGAAGTGCTGCAATCAACCAACTTGATTGACTGAAGCGTTGGTATTTCTCCAATAGCTAAAGGGATCTCCTTCAATATCAAATGTTCAAGTTGAAGGTGCTCAAGGCATGGAAAGTGGGTGCTTTCTGTTGTCCAGTACACCAAGTAACAACCGACAATATGCAAGTATTTGAGTTTGCAGAACTGCCTTTCGACTGTTTCCCACTCAGATCCAACGAAAGAATCTCGTTTCAGTTTGAGAACTTGGAGATGGGGTAGCCAGCCTATCGTTGCAGGCATCTCTTCCCAGCGTATTTGAGTGCCATACAAAGTCAACTTCTTGAGGGAATGTGGGAGGGTGAAGTTGCTCCAAAACTCCAACGGAATTGAGTTTTGAAAAAAGCCACCAGAAGTGATTTCAAGAGATTCGAGTTTATGCAAACAGGCAAGATTTTTGAGATAAATTACAGACCAACTCTCCAGTTCCCCCTGATGAATCTTGAGTTTCTTTATATTGGGGATGCTTTTTAACACCTTTTTGCGGCAGTCCCAAATAGGGACTGTACAGAGAGTCTGTAGGCTCTCCAAAACAAAACCATCAACGGGAGGATCAGGGAGAGAGATGCTGTGGAATTCCACATGCCTAAGTAGAGGCATTTTCCATATTTCAGGTGGAGCAACAGCTGTGGTATGCCTGGCAGTTAAAGTATACAAATTCCATCAGCTGTGGTATGCCTGGCAGTTAAagtatacaaattccaaaggCGACACACTGAAGGGGAAAAAGAGTACCCTGTCTGTGGATACGAAATGTACCTCAAGTTCACCAGCTTAGATACACTATCTTGGAAATATGTTTTCTGTcaagggaataaagtagaaaaataaaaagaaaataaaacaagagagagtaatatacttttctttttgcaaaaaaaaataattaatcacttACAATggaacaaaaaatatcaatctcTTATAACTGGtcgagggagtagtaaataaataataatcctaAGTCATACTATTTGACGAAGtgatacaaaaatattttatttaaactttaataaatatgtttgAATGTATTATATAGATCATCATCGTGTCCAGACATTGCCGAGGTAAACAACTATTATAGGCAATCGATTTTAATAACACTCTACAATATACTCTCACTCTCAGTGCTGGTTCCATTTGTGTGAGCCCAACTCAGATTGGCCCAAGATAAAAGAGCACTTTAGGCCTTatttcaatattgtttatgttTAAAAGAAAGGCGATCACATGttgatttcttcttttattcaattattattgtagGACCCACgtgaaattttgattttattaatcttttcATGATGAAAATTTCCAAGTATAGTTCACATATAAGGGCGGGAAGCTTGAAATGCTAGCTTCGGCAAAGTGAAACTTGCATGTTTCTAAATTTAGATGTTAAATTGTTTAAggtgtattttatttacatggacacattattgataattatttttaagatggataatccatttttcttgaattaatACTTCATATGTTCATCATtagatgtttttattttagtatctTGTGATGTTCATAGTAAAATATTCCATtctatttttactatttatgataGATGAACTTCATTTCTACTTATTATACTCACATTCACTCTAAAATAGATGTATCTCCAACATTCTAGTATATCTTATTCCTCAAATATTTATCTAGTAAAAGCATAGCCTTTACTTTTATCCTTGAACACATAAATTTCcttgcattttatttcttccaaCGAAAATACTTAGATTACTCCAAAGTCGAAAATTACAACGATAACTATGATTACACGGCTTCTtaaaggaaattaattaagctaatAAATCCGATTGGAATTTTTGTGGTCCTTCCAAAGAATTTAATGAGGCTTCTTAATAAGTGAAGTATCTAAGCAGcaactatttctttttctatggAATCATAACGAAAATGTAACCTGCAACTTTCCATATAATacataataaaacataatacaactctgcataaaatctcatgtcgcCCAAAAATATACACTTTTTTTGGGACGAAGGAATATATACTACATTCTTTGGTACCGTTGGATTTAATAATAAGCTTTACaagttttaacaaaaaaagttAGAGTAATATATGaaagatataaaaagaaatttaataaaaatataaaatgagtaatttttatatataacctaaaatgtaaaaacaaaactactGTATTAATTATGGatgatagtattatatttcagagttaatatatgaaaaatagtactctaacatacaaaaaatctacaaatttaaaatattttataaactaatcaaatatacaaattgaaatattgcTATACCTTTAACTGTAAATGGAATCTACAAGTGTATTCACACTACTATAAGTTATCAATTTCGAATTTCGtgtaaatatcaaaatttaacacgattcatttttggaaaaataggTGTACTCGGTACAATTTTAGGAACACATGTCAATATCTCTACATGACTTCTTACAAGGAAGTTTTATGGAGAACTATaatattgttaaattattatataaaacttttttcaaaatgtggagtcttcttcttcatcaaaaaCTATGACCGccattatttctttatttcacatctctaaaaaaaatttatatctaCATTTGATTCAGCCCCCTTTTACCTTCAAATTtccatgatttatttttctacaGTATTAATTTGGGAAAGGCTAAAggtaatttttgaaatttaagaaaaaaaagttaaaagtagaaaataacaaaaataaaatttttgggaGAAATGACTACATGTATTCGGAGTTTGAGAGAAAAGATGCACAGTTTTGAG from Salvia hispanica cultivar TCC Black 2014 unplaced genomic scaffold, UniMelb_Shisp_WGS_1.0 HiC_scaffold_114, whole genome shotgun sequence includes the following:
- the LOC125197979 gene encoding uncharacterized protein LOC125197979 translates to MPLLRHVEFHSISLPDPPVDGFVLESLQTLCTVPIWDCRKKVLKSIPNIKKLKIHQGELESWSVIYLKNLACLHKLESLEITSGGFFQNSIPLEFWSNFTLPHSLKKLTLYGTQIRWEEMPATIGWLPHLQVLKLKRDSFVGSEWETVERQFCKLKYLHIVGCYLVYWTTESTHFPCLEHLQLEHLILKEIPLAIGEIPTLQSIKLVDCSTSAVASATKIREDQQENYGNDDL